In Cupriavidus taiwanensis, the following are encoded in one genomic region:
- a CDS encoding AraC family ligand binding domain-containing protein — protein MPPTAAWSAASRSPFSRGGDLDRIQSLSGRVFGPTRLRAAEADAALDARIDTSTIGRLTLVTIAYNQAVQIEPQPNKDEFVIQTVLAGTCRVETPRGAMLMPPGATFVFSPTVPATLSLDPGCERFSVVIRRQLIEEAFRQQFSFEPPAPIEFDMQPVADDGRAERWQALVSYLRAETRVRREGSGVPAVDA, from the coding sequence ATGCCACCCACCGCAGCATGGTCCGCCGCCTCCCGCTCGCCCTTCAGCCGCGGTGGCGACCTCGACCGCATCCAGTCGCTGTCCGGCCGCGTGTTCGGCCCCACGCGGCTGCGCGCGGCGGAGGCGGATGCGGCGCTCGATGCGCGCATCGATACCAGCACCATCGGCCGGCTGACGCTGGTGACGATCGCCTACAACCAGGCGGTGCAGATCGAGCCGCAGCCGAACAAGGACGAGTTCGTGATCCAGACCGTGCTGGCCGGTACCTGCCGCGTGGAAACGCCGCGTGGCGCGATGCTGATGCCGCCGGGCGCCACCTTCGTGTTCTCGCCGACGGTGCCGGCCACGCTGTCGCTGGACCCGGGCTGCGAGCGCTTCAGCGTGGTGATCCGGCGCCAGCTGATCGAAGAGGCGTTCCGCCAGCAGTTCAGCTTCGAGCCGCCGGCGCCGATCGAATTCGACATGCAGCCGGTGGCCGACGATGGCCGTGCGGAACGCTGGCAGGCGCTGGTCAGCTACCTGCGCGCGGAAACGCGCGTGCGGCGTGAAGGCAGCGGCGTGCCGGCGGTGGATGCCAG
- a CDS encoding amidohydrolase family protein, translating to MVQNINTNANTNATTAPAGALLIRNAAAVMTGRAGTAARAGAADIRIRDGRIAEIGPSLPRHDGEAVLDASGCVVYPGWVNTHHHLFQNLLKAVPGGMNVGLEQWLAAVAYPRLARFSPEIFRTAVRLGMAELLLSGTTTCADHHYLYHHGHGAETGDVLFEVAEELGMRLVLCRGGAIQSAADHPGMRATALVPETLDEMLADIERLKTRYHDAAPDGLRRVVVAPTTPTFSLPPALLRELAAFGRGMDLRLHSHLSETDNYVKFCREKYQCTPVQFVADHDWLGPDVWFAHLVTVNPEEIRMLAVTNTGMAHCPVSNARLGSGIAPVRAMADAGVPISLGVDGVASNESGSMVHEANFAWLVHRALGGAAQTRVEEVIHWGTAGGAQVLGLPGIGTLAPGQSADLAIYDVRGLRFHGFHDIGTAPVAAGEPTPVRDVLVRGRQVVRDGAVVGLDLEKLRREAREALVGLVD from the coding sequence ATGGTGCAGAACATCAACACCAACGCCAACACTAACGCCACCACCGCGCCGGCCGGCGCCCTGCTGATCCGCAATGCCGCCGCCGTGATGACCGGCCGCGCCGGCACTGCCGCACGCGCCGGCGCCGCCGACATCCGCATTCGCGACGGCCGCATCGCCGAGATCGGCCCCAGCCTGCCACGCCACGACGGCGAAGCCGTGCTCGACGCCAGCGGCTGCGTGGTCTACCCGGGCTGGGTCAACACCCACCACCACCTGTTCCAGAACCTGCTGAAGGCCGTGCCCGGCGGCATGAACGTCGGGCTCGAGCAATGGCTCGCCGCCGTCGCCTACCCGCGCCTGGCACGCTTCAGCCCAGAGATCTTCCGCACCGCGGTGCGGCTCGGCATGGCGGAGCTGCTGCTGTCCGGCACCACCACTTGCGCCGACCACCACTACCTGTATCACCACGGCCACGGCGCGGAAACCGGCGACGTGCTGTTCGAGGTTGCGGAGGAACTGGGCATGCGCCTGGTGCTGTGCCGCGGCGGCGCGATCCAGTCCGCCGCCGACCATCCCGGCATGCGCGCCACCGCACTGGTGCCCGAGACGCTGGACGAAATGCTGGCCGATATCGAACGGCTGAAAACCCGCTACCACGACGCCGCCCCCGACGGCCTGCGCCGCGTGGTGGTGGCACCGACAACCCCCACCTTCTCGCTGCCGCCCGCGCTGCTGCGCGAACTCGCCGCCTTTGGCCGCGGCATGGACCTGCGGCTGCATTCGCACCTGTCCGAGACCGACAACTACGTAAAGTTCTGCCGCGAGAAGTACCAGTGCACGCCAGTGCAGTTCGTCGCCGACCACGACTGGCTGGGCCCCGATGTCTGGTTCGCGCACCTCGTCACCGTCAACCCGGAAGAGATCCGCATGCTGGCCGTGACCAATACCGGCATGGCGCATTGCCCCGTCAGCAATGCGCGGTTGGGCAGCGGCATCGCGCCGGTCAGGGCGATGGCGGACGCGGGCGTGCCGATTTCATTGGGCGTCGACGGGGTGGCGTCCAATGAATCGGGCAGCATGGTGCATGAGGCCAACTTTGCCTGGCTGGTGCATCGCGCGCTCGGCGGCGCCGCGCAAACGCGCGTCGAGGAAGTGATCCACTGGGGCACTGCCGGTGGCGCGCAAGTGCTTGGGCTGCCGGGAATCGGCACGCTGGCGCCAGGGCAGTCGGCGGACCTGGCGATCTATGACGTCCGCGGGCTGCGGTTCCACGGGTTCCATGACATCGGCACCGCGCCGGTTGCCGCCGGAGAGCCGACGCCGGTGCGGGATGTGCTGGTGCGGGGGCGGCAGGTGGTGCGTGATGGGGCGGTTGTGGGGCTGGATCTGGAGAAGCTGAGGCGGGAGGCGCGGGAGGCTTTGGTGGGGTTGGTGGATTGA
- a CDS encoding UbiX family flavin prenyltransferase: protein MTRKQRLVVAITGASGAVYGVRVLQALAALDGWETHLVCSPSGLLTAHHELGLQRPQIEAMASVVHNVRDIGATIASGSFRCDGMVVAPCSMRTLAAIATGLADNLVTRAADVMLKERRRLVLLARETPFHLVHLRNMTTVTEMGAIVLPPVPAFYTHPQSVDDIVNHTVGRVLDLFDVPHDGLVTRWQGLRPNVATA, encoded by the coding sequence ATGACCCGCAAGCAACGGCTGGTGGTCGCCATCACCGGCGCCAGCGGCGCGGTCTACGGCGTGCGCGTGCTGCAGGCACTGGCGGCGCTGGACGGCTGGGAGACCCACCTGGTCTGCTCGCCGTCCGGCCTGCTGACCGCGCACCACGAGCTGGGCCTGCAGCGCCCGCAGATCGAGGCCATGGCCAGCGTGGTGCACAACGTGCGCGATATCGGCGCGACCATCGCCAGCGGCTCGTTCCGCTGCGACGGCATGGTGGTGGCGCCGTGCTCGATGCGCACGCTGGCCGCCATCGCCACCGGGCTGGCCGACAACCTGGTCACGCGCGCCGCCGACGTGATGCTCAAGGAGCGCCGCCGGCTGGTGCTGCTGGCGCGCGAGACGCCCTTCCACCTGGTGCACCTGCGCAACATGACCACGGTGACCGAGATGGGCGCGATCGTGCTGCCGCCGGTGCCGGCGTTCTACACGCATCCGCAGTCGGTGGACGACATCGTCAACCACACCGTGGGGCGCGTGCTGGACCTGTTCGACGTGCCGCACGACGGGCTGGTGACACGCTGGCAAGGCTTGCGCCCCAACGTCGCCACCGCCTGA
- a CDS encoding CobW family GTP-binding protein produces MNAPAVAQQPPVPVTILTGFLGSGKTTLLNHILTQKHGHRIAVIENEFGEVDVDSDLVMTSDEEIYQMTNGCICCVVDVRTDLVRILQKLLEQPERFDHILVETSGLADPTPVAATFFMDNEVARQVTLDGILTLVDAVHIESHLDDPQLTGFDNQAVDQIVAADRVILNKTDLVDAAQLDRLEARIHRLNEGAQILRSNFAQVDLGKILGIGGFTTGTIPADAHDDHHDHAHDHDHHDHVCDEHCDHAHDDDAHGHRHDPSVTSVSLVFDQPFDRQRLEHGLKALLAAQGDDVFRMKGIVAVEGDDRRYVLQAVHRLMDFHPAEAWGAEPAQSKFVFIGRNLDRQRLQTLLKVCLPVAQAA; encoded by the coding sequence ATGAACGCACCTGCCGTCGCACAACAGCCGCCCGTCCCGGTCACCATCCTTACCGGCTTCCTTGGCTCGGGCAAGACGACGCTGCTCAACCACATCCTGACGCAGAAGCACGGCCACCGCATCGCCGTGATCGAGAACGAGTTCGGCGAGGTCGATGTCGATTCTGACCTGGTGATGACCTCGGACGAAGAGATCTACCAGATGACCAACGGCTGCATCTGCTGCGTGGTCGACGTGCGCACGGACCTGGTGCGCATCCTGCAGAAGCTGCTGGAGCAGCCCGAGCGCTTCGACCATATCCTGGTTGAGACCAGCGGCCTGGCCGACCCCACGCCGGTGGCGGCCACCTTCTTCATGGACAACGAAGTCGCCAGGCAGGTCACGCTGGACGGCATCCTGACGCTGGTGGACGCGGTGCATATCGAGAGCCACCTCGACGACCCGCAGCTGACCGGCTTCGACAACCAGGCGGTCGACCAGATCGTGGCGGCGGACCGCGTGATCCTCAACAAGACCGACCTGGTCGACGCCGCGCAGCTCGACCGGCTGGAGGCACGCATCCACCGGCTGAACGAAGGCGCGCAGATCCTGCGCTCCAACTTCGCGCAGGTGGACCTGGGCAAGATCCTCGGCATCGGCGGCTTCACGACGGGCACCATCCCGGCCGACGCGCACGATGACCATCACGATCACGCGCACGACCATGACCATCACGACCACGTCTGCGACGAGCACTGCGACCACGCGCACGATGACGACGCGCACGGCCACCGCCACGATCCGTCGGTCACTTCCGTATCGCTGGTGTTCGACCAGCCGTTCGACCGCCAGCGGCTGGAGCACGGCCTGAAGGCACTGCTGGCCGCGCAGGGCGACGATGTGTTCCGGATGAAGGGCATCGTCGCGGTGGAGGGCGATGACCGCCGCTACGTGCTACAGGCGGTGCACCGGCTGATGGACTTCCATCCCGCCGAAGCGTGGGGCGCGGAACCCGCGCAAAGCAAGTTCGTGTTCATCGGCCGCAACCTCGACAGGCAGCGGCTGCAGACGCTGCTGAAGGTGTGCCTGCCCGTGGCCCAGGCAGCCTGA
- a CDS encoding nucleobase:cation symporter-2 family protein, with translation MQAAVHPVDQILPARAMASLGFQHMLVSYLGAIAVPMIVAGALKMTPAQTTMLISTALFTSGIATLLQTVGFWKFGVRLPLMQGVAFSSVGPVIAIGTDPTLGFNGVCGAIIAAGVIAMLLAPVIGKLKRFFPPVVSGCTITAVGLSLFPVSFHWFGGGRGAPDFGAPIFFLVAFGVVALILLINRHGGELVRNLSVVIGLLVGGAVAWMLGMGSFDEVARAPWFTMVTPFAFGMPTFNIGAITTMVIVMVVQMVESMGLFIAVGDIVKRPLTERDATRGLRANGLASAIGGMFAAFPYIAFMENVGLVIVTGVRSRWVVATCGVMLCAVALVPKIGALFASIPAAALGGATMVMFGVVVAAGIKTLGEVEYERNPNNLSIVSITLGCAMMPVMLPGMLEKLPGFLQPFVHSSVIIACVVSVVLNLILNGLPAREADELPASADNVQGV, from the coding sequence ATGCAAGCAGCGGTTCACCCCGTCGACCAGATCCTGCCGGCACGCGCCATGGCGTCGCTCGGCTTCCAGCACATGCTGGTCAGTTACCTCGGCGCCATCGCGGTGCCGATGATCGTTGCCGGCGCGCTCAAGATGACGCCGGCGCAAACCACCATGCTGATCAGCACCGCGCTGTTCACCTCCGGCATCGCCACGCTGCTGCAGACCGTGGGCTTCTGGAAGTTCGGCGTGCGCCTGCCGCTGATGCAGGGCGTGGCGTTCAGCTCGGTGGGCCCGGTCATCGCCATCGGCACCGACCCCACGCTGGGCTTCAACGGCGTCTGCGGCGCGATCATCGCCGCGGGCGTGATCGCGATGCTGCTGGCGCCCGTGATCGGCAAGCTCAAGCGCTTCTTCCCGCCGGTGGTGAGCGGCTGCACCATCACCGCGGTGGGCCTGTCGCTGTTCCCGGTTTCGTTTCACTGGTTTGGAGGCGGAAGGGGCGCGCCGGATTTCGGCGCGCCCATCTTTTTCCTGGTCGCCTTCGGCGTAGTCGCGCTGATCCTGCTGATCAACCGGCACGGCGGCGAACTGGTACGCAACCTGTCCGTGGTGATCGGCCTGCTGGTCGGCGGCGCGGTGGCGTGGATGCTGGGCATGGGCAGCTTCGATGAAGTCGCGCGCGCGCCGTGGTTCACCATGGTGACGCCGTTCGCGTTCGGCATGCCCACCTTCAATATCGGCGCCATCACCACCATGGTGATCGTGATGGTGGTGCAGATGGTGGAATCGATGGGCCTGTTCATCGCCGTCGGCGACATCGTCAAGCGCCCGCTGACCGAGCGCGACGCCACCCGCGGCCTGCGCGCCAACGGCCTGGCCAGCGCCATCGGCGGCATGTTCGCGGCGTTCCCGTATATCGCCTTCATGGAGAACGTGGGGCTGGTGATCGTCACCGGCGTGCGCAGCCGCTGGGTGGTCGCCACCTGCGGCGTGATGCTGTGCGCGGTGGCGCTGGTACCGAAGATCGGCGCGCTGTTTGCATCGATTCCCGCCGCGGCGCTTGGCGGTGCCACCATGGTGATGTTCGGCGTGGTCGTCGCCGCCGGCATCAAGACGCTGGGCGAGGTGGAATACGAGCGCAATCCCAACAATCTCTCCATCGTCTCCATCACGCTCGGCTGCGCGATGATGCCGGTGATGCTGCCCGGCATGCTGGAGAAGCTGCCCGGCTTCCTGCAGCCCTTTGTCCACAGCAGCGTGATCATCGCCTGCGTGGTTTCCGTGGTCCTCAACCTGATTCTCAACGGCCTGCCAGCCCGTGAAGCCGACGAGCTGCCCGCCAGCGCCGACAACGTCCAAGGGGTCTGA
- a CDS encoding helix-turn-helix domain-containing protein has product ASIERIVLSTLLLDRFAADGNMLPRRFEAVLPDCVRHAIAYLRANLDQPLTLEQIAAHCGVSARTLQLGFRKSKNTTPMEYLRLLRLHGARADLQRARRQKGMVGAIALRHGFTHLSLFSREYRREFGELPSQTLRAAAQQDD; this is encoded by the coding sequence ATGCCAGCATCGAACGCATCGTGCTGTCGACGCTGCTGCTCGACCGCTTTGCCGCGGACGGCAATATGCTGCCGCGCCGCTTCGAGGCGGTGCTGCCGGACTGCGTGCGCCACGCCATTGCCTACCTGCGCGCCAACCTGGACCAGCCGCTGACGCTGGAGCAGATCGCCGCGCATTGCGGCGTGTCGGCGCGCACGCTGCAGCTGGGCTTTCGCAAGAGCAAGAACACCACGCCGATGGAGTACCTGCGGCTGCTGCGGCTGCATGGCGCGCGTGCCGACCTGCAACGGGCGCGGCGACAGAAGGGCATGGTGGGCGCGATTGCGCTGCGGCACGGCTTTACCCACCTGAGCCTGTTCTCGCGCGAGTACCGGCGCGAGTTTGGCGAACTGCCGTCGCAGACGTTGCGCGCGGCAGCGCAGCAGGACGACTGA